The DNA region TATTAAACACAGCGTTTGCATCTTTAACACACGTGAACCTCCCATAAAATCTGATCAAGGAGCTGCTGAGAAGCACATGGTCACAAGCGCCCAACTTTAACAACCATCCATGAACCTGCATCCCTAGAGGGATATTCTCAATGCAGGCACATGCCTTGAGAAGGCAAGCACAGATCCACGGAGGGAATTCCGACATGCCCAATTGGTGTAGCATGGCGAGAAAAACATCTATGGCCTCCTCATAATCAGCATTGTCATAGTAAGCAATGAACAAGGTTGCCCACGAGTTGAAGTCTTTCACGGGCATTGCGTCGAACAGTTGGCATGCATAGTCCAACAGACCGCACGAAACGAACATAACGAGAATTCGATTGATGAAGGACAAGGGGGGTTTGATTCCGCTGTGGGCGATGTGGGTGTGGAGCTCAATGGCGGTTTGTGGGTCAGGGGAAAGAGTGCATTCTTCGATCAAAGAGGTGTAGATGTCAATGGGTATAGGAAAAGGCAGAGCATCCATCAAATGCAAGATGTGTGAGGTTGTAGCTccttttctcttcctcttcttctttttcttcatattaTGATTGTTGTTGTCGTAGTAGTAGTAGTTGTCCCTACAAGGAGTGGGTTGAGGAGTGAGGGATGGTGAAGGAGTGTGAGGAGGGAAGAGAGAAAGGTTGTGTTTGGGGTTGGGGTTGCGGAGGAAGGGTAGtcgaaggtggtggtggtggtggtggttgggaGGAGGACAAGTAGTTGGGTTGCTATCAGCAAAGCGGGTGGGTGCTGTTGGCGGCGGAGCAACGAGGAGTTCCATTTCTCAACTGGATATAGTATACACACACAGACAACATAGGATTCACCCAACATGATATGTTATTCTTTCTGTCATCACAGTCTTTCCTTTTTGGGAACCTCCTGCCTATTTTTTTTCAGATACactttatataataaaataacataaaGTTTTGACTTAAACACTCCTACAAGTCTAAATGATTTATAGGGTGACACTCTTGCAAGCTTGTAATTTCAGATTTTCATTGAACTCAATGTCAATTATATAGACATTGTTCACGGGGCATCAAGTGTATTATGGATTGGTTAGAAAAACGGGTGTAATGCGAAAAAGTGTTTAAATTAGGGTTTGCATAAGGAGTGAATTTAAAACTCACAAGATTAGGGTTTTTGATTTCTCCGAGGGTGGTCATTTGGGCTGCTTAGGGTTGTTGAGTTTGGTTCCACTTCTGATTCCAATTATTCTAATGGTCAATCTTCAATCTTCGATTGTGTTGTGATAAACCTTTTTGTACATGATAAACATGTTCGATGATCATGTATAGTATCTATTTGGAGTGATTTCTTGATGTTTGAGCTAAATATTTCACTATGTTGGTTAAATGAGAGTGAAAAGAGGAACAGACGACGAGAATCTGAGAGGAAGGATGAGGCAGTGAAGTAACGGTGGCCAGAGAGAGTGGGGTGAATAGTGTGGAGGGAGGGAAGCGGGTGGGATTAAGagtattttttgttttactttTGGTATTGGTGCTCCGGTAGACCAGTAGTTTATATGGTATGCGGAAGACAACACCCAATTTATATGACAAAATCTAAGTTAAGAGTTTTAAGTGCATGTTTAGaaaaattagaagaaaagaaaaagagcttTGAAGCTtggaggaaaaaaaataatcatCACATTTCTTAATTTGGTATACCAAACACGAGACCAAACTCATCATCATATGATACAACAGAAGGACAAAATTGTTAGCTCTAGACATGAACAGTTTGCTCAACAAGTCTTGACTTTTGGTCTTCAATACTGTAAAATATCACCAGCTGAGAAATGAGAATTCATCTAGTGTCATAATCATCTTCTGCACCTGTATCTATCTCCTCAGACAATTTCTCATGCATCAATGGACTTGGAGGAGAACGGTAATGAATAGATTGTAAGAAGTTGAAATAAGCATACTTTATGTCAAACTGCATATCATACCCTGCATAAAATATAACGTTAGTAAAAAATCTGATTAACATTGGTGATGGACCTGAAAAGAGAAGTATGTTTTTATGCTTACAATAATTTACTGCAATTGTCAATCCTCCATCATCTGAACCCTGTCTAACATGATGGAACCACATACTTGGCCTGCATTAATTCAACCATGTCAGCACTCGCATTACTATATATACCGAAAGGAAGAACCATAAAAATTTGCTCTAAGAAGATTTTCAGGTCAAATAACAGATGTTCAATGTGAGAACACGAACACCATATACAGTGTATACTAATTGAATCCATCAAAAGAGTTTCACTCACTTTTTGTCTGTACTCGTTCGATTGCACTGTTGACATGGTAACCAAACATAGATTATCTAAGGGGAGCTACCGGCATTTAAAACCTCTAGTTTAATTACTTAACAGCCAAACATATAATGTAAAAGCATCGAAATTTTGCTTCGGCTCAGGGTTTGTAGCCTAAGTTACGTTTAATTCTCCTTGATGGACATTTAGGTTTCAAAATGTCAACCCAAACATGCTTAACACTTGGAAATAAACAGATCATATGTAGAGAATATCCAACTAAAGAAAACATAAGATCAAAACACATTAACTTGATGCAAATGCAAAGCAAGGGACCTTACAAGTAGAGAACTTCGCCGGCCTTCACAGTGCACTCAAACGGCCGAGGGCCATTGAAGTACAAGGGAAACTTGGAAATCTCATCATCCAAGGTCTCTCGAGAAGGGTAAGGATCCACACTGCACCAAGGCACATATCTAGTTGGCTTCTCAAGCTCCAAATCAAACTCTCCAGTATCCTACAAACAAACCCACAACACCACAATGAAAATCCATTCCAAAAGTCAATACCTTTACTAGGAAATCCCACACCCCACCAACATATAAGAATCCAAATCTTCGGAATCAATCATGTTATGATCTTCTACACTAAATGAACATACAATTTGGTATATTGGTTTGCTCCCCTAAAGTTTCTGTATGCAAAAATTGGTCTCCAAAGATTAAACTTGTAATCTAATTGCCAATTCTAAATTGGTGCAATAAAGCTCCCGCTATGCGCGATGTTCAGGAGGGATCAGACTCACTTTGTGGATCAAATGTATGCGGTCTTACATTGCATTTTTGCAAAAGGCAAATTTCAGGACTCAAACCTATGACTAGGGCTCGAACATATGACTACAAAGTCACATGACATTGTCGCGCCGAGCCTCGCCCTCTTAACAAATGACCAAATGAACACAAATAAGATCACAATGTTTCAATTTACTCAAAAGAAAATCATGGTGATGAAAATACCCAAGAATATTTGTAGGTTGCAGCAGGGTAATCACGAATGTACAATCGATGAACATCAGTGGGTGGCAACAGCAGGAAGTGCTTCTCTCCAGTGACAACAGCGTAGAGATTCTCATAGTGATCCTTGTGGAAGGAGGTTTGAGACTGTTGTGTACCAATCCAGAGGTTAACAGCTTCCGGCTGGGCGCCGAAAGCTTCGGTGGCCCAACCGATATGGGGGTCACAGTCACCGGCGAGGGAAGAGTATTCAGAGCGAAAGCAATCGTTCTGCTGCTGGGCGTAGGCCACAAACTTGGAGGGGTGGGAGGAGGAGATGAGGTTGAGGGCGTCGGTGAAGGGCACGTGCTGCACGTGAGCAGAGGCGAAGCAGAGGGAGGTGGAGGGGTGGGGAGCGAGGGCGTCGGCGGCGCCGGTGGGGGTGAGGTGGAGGGAgacggtggaggaggagagggtTTGGGAGAGGTAGGAGGGGTGGGTCCAGGAAGAGAGTGCTGGCCAGTGGGTGATGGCGTTGGAGATGATGCAGGGTTTGTTTGGGTTGATGAAGTTTCTGAGGAATTGGAGTGAGGTTGGTGGGGATTCTAGTCTTTCTACTCTACCACTGTTTCCCAAGCTCAGTTCCCTCACTTCACTCCATAGTTCCTCTATCTCCTCCTTCATGGTGTTGATGTTATGTGATGGATCAAACTTGGAATGAGATTATCTATATATGCTTGCTTGCATTGCATCTTCCTTTTGAATTGGCAAGAAATATTTCCCACTTTTGGTTTGAGAATGCATTTGATCATAGGGGAGCATAAAGGTACCTTTGATTATGGGGTCATATTCTGGGGAGGATCAGAAATCAGGAACACTCCCCACTTTTGGTTTTAAAATGCATTTGATCTTattctggggggggggggggggggggaacagaaatcagaggccaTTTGACAGCTTGATTATTCATCGTTCAAGaagtgtttttcttttttagtaGATAATAATTCCTATATGAAAATCTGTAAGAGAAAGTGTCTATGATGGTAACTCTTGTTTAACAGATATCTTCCACGATTGTCAATGTCGTTTAGGCCGAGAACATTCACATCTTAATGGACTAGGTTCCCAGCAAGTGTTCTTTCTTCGCACAATCTCATTATTGTTTGCGAAACATACACTGATAATGAATGGCAAGAAGGCAGTTGCAGCACAAAGGCAATCTAAAATGGTTTAGGAACATCAAATTTGTGAACAAAATGCATTTGTGTGGGATTTAGTGCTAAATACATGTATTAGATACAAATAAACAAAAGCTTGATATTTAGATGCACATCTTAATCTTAAACTATAAACAATTGCTCTGAACTGTACGCGGGTGCAATCAATCTCCCTAGTAAAAGTGGTCACTGTTCCCAATTATTTGACCCTTTCTGGGTCATCCATTCATTGAAATAGACAACAGGTAGCCAAATTGGCATATTTGGCTTGTGGTTTTTGTCACACTATGTAGCTTCAACTATCTGTAGTTGTCTTTTCGCCATTAAACCCATTGAGTTGCATGTTTTGCAGCATGGGATGTGCTGCTTAACAACAATGGCAAAGACCCAACCAGGGCTCTTGATCTCCAAAGATATCTCCAAATTGCTTCCTCATAGAAAACAATGCAGCCATGCAAAACCACCAGCCATTCACCGTGTTAGCTACTCGCTGAGGATGTCGTGTCACCTAGACGAATTCTAGTAGGCAAAGGTCTTGCAATAAGCCCATCCATGATCCAGCCTACTGATTCTCCATCGTTTCTAACATGCTTGAATTCCCTTTCCGCATACTCCAGAGATATGTGCAGCCTCCCACCGGGCTTCGAATCATTAAGTGTTCCTCTTCCTCCAATTCCCGCGTTCTTCTCTAACCAATAAAGGTAATTGACCTGAAACAATGCCTTGAGCATGTCTAGCTGTGAACAGTTTTCTTTAAGCACCACCTGAATCATGAAAATGTATTAGTAATGATCCCAACCATTTGAAAAGTAAACACAGAAACAGAACAAAGAGCAGCAGAAAAGGGAATACTACAAAATATAAATGAATCGTTTAGCCATCGGCAAGCCTC from Lotus japonicus ecotype B-129 chromosome 2, LjGifu_v1.2 includes:
- the LOC130740321 gene encoding pentatricopeptide repeat-containing protein At1g31790 is translated as MELLVAPPPTAPTRFADSNPTTCPPPNHHHHHHLRLPFLRNPNPKHNLSLFPPHTPSPSLTPQPTPCRDNYYYYDNNNHNMKKKKKRKRKGATTSHILHLMDALPFPIPIDIYTSLIEECTLSPDPQTAIELHTHIAHSGIKPPLSFINRILVMFVSCGLLDYACQLFDAMPVKDFNSWATLFIAYYDNADYEEAIDVFLAMLHQLGMSEFPPWICACLLKACACIENIPLGMQVHGWLLKLGACDHVLLSSSLIRFYGRFTCVKDANAVFNKLSRHNTSTWTAKIVSGCREMDFPEVFNDFKEMGRQGIKKDTYTFSSVLKACGKMMDHGRCGEQVHADAMKLGLASDNYVQCSLIAMYGRSGLLRDAKQVFETSRSERNVDSWNAMLMGYLENGLYIEAVKFLYQMKAAGLKPHESLLDKVRIACGSVTYSSTN
- the LOC130740323 gene encoding lysine-specific demethylase JMJ32, which produces MKEEIEELWSEVRELSLGNSGRVERLESPPTSLQFLRNFINPNKPCIISNAITHWPALSSWTHPSYLSQTLSSSTVSLHLTPTGAADALAPHPSTSLCFASAHVQHVPFTDALNLISSSHPSKFVAYAQQQNDCFRSEYSSLAGDCDPHIGWATEAFGAQPEAVNLWIGTQQSQTSFHKDHYENLYAVVTGEKHFLLLPPTDVHRLYIRDYPAATYKYSWDTGEFDLELEKPTRYVPWCSVDPYPSRETLDDEISKFPLYFNGPRPFECTVKAGEVLYLPSMWFHHVRQGSDDGGLTIAVNYWYDMQFDIKYAYFNFLQSIHYRSPPSPLMHEKLSEEIDTGAEDDYDTR